The genome window TGCCGTGGGCAAGCAAGAGGCCCGTCTGCTGGTGGGCGGCGGCCGGCCGCGCGGCATCGACCAGGGCTGGTTCGTGGAGCCCACGGTGTTCGCCGACGTCGATCCAAAGGCGAGGATCGCCCAGGAGGAGATCTTCGGGCCGGTGCTCTCGATCATCCGCTACGAGGACGAACAGCAGGCGACCCAGATCGCCAACGACTCCGACTACGGGTTGGGCGGCTCGGTCTGGACGACCGATTCGGACCGGGGAGAGGCGTTTGCCCGCACGGTCCGCAGCGGTACCTTCGGCATCAACGGCTACGCCAACGATCCTGTCGCCCCGTTCGGCGGTGTGAAGGCCAGCGGCCTCGGCCGCGAGTTGGGTCCTGAGGGCCTGGCCGCGTTCCAGGAGATCAAGACGATCTACCTGGACCGTCCGAACGCCTGACGGCCGGGCCCCCGAGCGGCCGGTGGCCGGTGCCTGGTCACGGTGCCGACCACCGGCCGCCGGGTCCGGAGGCGCTGACGCAGCTCAGCCGCGCCCGACCAGTCGCTCGTGGAGGTGCCCGGCCAAGCTCTCGACCTGGGCTCGAGTGCCCTCGTCTTCCCCGGTACCCGCAGCGGAGGACAGCAAAGGGACCACCCCGCCGTCGGCGTGGACCCCACGCAGGAAGGCGGCCATGCTGTCGCGATGCGCATGCAGGATCGGGTGGTCGGGGAACTCGGTGCTGGGCATCGGCCGGCCGGTGGCCTCGGCGTGGCGCCGGTGAACCCCGTCCACGAAGTCGCCGGTACGGGCGTAGTCCTCGATCACCACGTCGTCGTCGGCGCCCAGGAGCAGCAGGATGACGGCGGCCAGGACCCCGGTGCGGTCCTTGCCGGCGGTGCAGTAGAACAACACGCCGCCATCGGAGGCGGCGATCTCCCGGATGCTGTCCAGCAGGACGGCCGAGCGTGCCCGGGCCAGCCGCAGGTACCAGTCACCCACTCCCGTGTAGTCCGTGATGGAGTCGAACGTGGCGGCCAGGGTGGCCGGGTCGGCTGACTTGCGGGTCATCGGTTGGTGCACGTGCCGGATTCCGTTGCGCTCCAGGACGGCGGTGCCGGTCAACTGCACCTCGTCCGGGGCTCGCAGATCGATGACGGTGCGCAACCCTTGGCCGTGGAGATCCCGCAGTTGCTCATCGGGGCTGACGGTGATGTTGTCACTGCGCCACAGCCGGTTCTCGGCAATGCGGCCGCCGGCCACCGGCAGCCCACCGAGGCTTCGAAGGTTTGCCGTCGGGATTCCCGCCATGGGTTCAGGCACGGCGCAAGAGCGCTGCAAGGGCCTGCCCGCCGCCGATGCACATGGTGACGATGGCCAGCTCCTTGTCCTCCCGGACTAGAGTCTTCGCGGCCCGCAAGGTGAGGATCGCCCCGGTGGCGCCAACGGGATGGCCGAGGGCGATCGCCCCGCCATAGGCGTTGGTCTTGGCCGGGTCTAGGCCGGCGTCCCGGATGACGGCCACCGCCTGGGAGGCAAAGGCCTCGTTGAGTTCGATGACGTCCACGGTCGCCGGCGAGGTCCCGGTCATCGCAAAGAGCTTCTCGAGCGCCTGGACCGGAGCGTAGCCCATCAGCTGCGGTTCCATGGCGGAGGTGGCCACCGCCTCCAGCGTGGCCAGCCCCTGGACGCCACGGTCCCGGGCCACCGATTCGCGGGCCAGCACGAGCGACGCGGCACCGTCGTTGATGCCGGAGGAGTTCCCCGCGGTGACGGTGCCGTCCTTCTCGAAGGCCGGCCGGAGCCCCTGCAGGATCTCGACGGTGGTCTCGGGCTTGGGATGTTCATCCTCGGCGACGGTGAACGGCTTCCGTCCGGGGACCTCGTAGGCCACGATCTCTTCGGCAAAGGCCGCATGTGCCTCCGCGGTGGCGGCCCTCCGCTGCGATTCGGCGGCGAACTCGTCCTGCTCCTGTCGGCTCACACCGTACTTCCGGGCCACGTTCTCTGCCGTGACGCCCATGTGGATGCCGCTGAAGGGATCGGTCAGGATGGCCACGGTCCCGTCCACGAGGCTCCGGTCACCGAGGCGGTATCCCTCCCGCGCGCCGAAGTCATAGAAGGGCATGCGGGTCATCGACTCGTTGCCGCCGGCCAGCGCGATGTCCACCCCGCCCCAGTGCATCTGTTGCGCGGCGGACCACACGGCCTGGAGCCCGGATCCACACAGGCGGTTGACGGTGAAGGCCGGCGTGCCCTCGTCCAGCCCCGCTGCCAGAGCCACGCGTCGGGCGTTGTAGGCGTCCGGGCCGACCTGGCCGATGCAACCCATGACGACCTCGTCGACCTCGTCTGGGCCTACCCCGGCCCGGACCAACGCCTCCCGGCTGGCCGCCGCACCGAGCTCGAAGCCCGGAACCGTCTTGAAGACCCCGCCGAAGCTGCCGGTGGGAGTGCGAGCACCGTCGAGGATGACGGCCTTGTCTCGGGTGGTTTCCATGGGAGTCCTTCGTCAGGGGAACACGGTGTCGGCGGTGCGCGTCGTTTCCTCCACTGTAGTGCGATTACCCGAAAAAGTCAGACCAAATAAGCACACAAATGGTTTCGAAAAATCGTGTGACGCTCTACTATGAGGTGCATCACACCCCCTGCCTGTCTCGTCTCCCGGAGGTCCAGATGTCCGCAGTCGCTTACGTTCCCACGCTCGAAGAGCGCTACAGGCCTGAGCGGATCCGCGCTTTCTATGAGTCAGGCGTGTGGTTCAAGGACAGCTTCTACGGCCAGGCCCGCGCACAGGCCGAACGCCAACCGGACAAGGTGGCCTTCTTCGACTCCACGAGCTCGCTGACGTTCGCCCAGTTCCGAGAGCAGATCCTGCGGCTTGCCGTCGGGTTCAAGAGGCTGGGGGTCCAGCGCGGCGACCGGGTACTGGCGCAGGTCCCGAACATCACGGAGTTCCCGGTGATCGCCGGTGCCGTCAGTCGGATCGGGGCGGTGATCGTGCCCGTCATGCCGATCTACCGGGCGCACGACCTCGAACACGTGCTGGAGAACTCGGGTGCCACTGTGGCCTGCTTCGCCCAGAGCTTCGGCGGGTTCAGCTACGAGGACATGTTCACCCAGCTGCAGGCTGCCGCTCCGGAGCTGCGCCAGCTCGTGGTCCTCCGCTCGGAAGGCACCCCGGCGGAGGGGGCGGTGACCTACGAATCCCTGTTGGTCGACGGTGACCTTAAGGCACTCGAGGCCGAGGCCGGTCCGGACAGCTCCCCGGATGATCCCTTCGAGATCGTCTACACGTCGGGAACGACCTCCCGTCCCAAGGGCTGCTTCCACACGCTGAACACGGTCCGTTCCAGCGCCGTGCAGATCGTGCGGTCCCTGGACTACTCCGCCGAGGATGTGCAATTCGGGCCGTCCCCGATCACCCACAGCACCGGCCTGGTGACCAGCGTGTTGATCCCCCTGTACCTGGGAGCCTCGTCCCATTTCATGGAGAAGTGGGAGCCGTCCGACGGCGTCCGCCGGGTCCGGGAGCATCGGCTCACGGCGGCCGTGACCGCCACCCCGTTCCTGCAGATGCTGATGAAGGCCTTCGACCCGGAGCGGGACGACGCCTCTTCCCTGCGCATCTGGGTGTGCGCCGGTGCGCCGATCCCCGGTTCCGTGGTCTCGGCTGCCACCGCGATGTTCCCGAACTGCAAGATCCTCAGCCTGTACGGGCGTTCGGAGAACCTGTTGACCACGCTCTGCTCGGTCGAGGACGCCCCGGAGCGTTCCAGCACCAGCGACGGCCGCGCGGCCGACCCATCCGTCGTCCAGGTGGTCGACGCCGAGGGCACCGAGCTGCCGCGGGGCGAGGTGGGCGATGTGGCCTACAAGGGCCCGTCCCACATGCTCGGCTACTGGAACAACCGCGAGGCCACCGAGGAGCTGTTCACCCCGGACGGCTACTCGCGGTCCGGCGACCTCGGCTTCATGGACGAGGACGGCTTCGTGCGCATCACCGGCCGGTCCAAGGACATCATCATCCGTGGCGGCATGAACATCTCCGCCCGTGAGGTTGAGGATGAGCTGCTGCAGAACCCGCAGATCGCCAACGTCGCTGTGGTGGCCATGCCGGACGAGCGGCTCGGCGAGAAGTGCTGCGCCTTCGTGGTCCCGGCGGACGACGGCGGCGCCCCGGACCTGGAGACGATCGTCGCCTTCCTGAAGGAACGCGGGATTGCCAACCAGAAACTCCCCGAGCGTCTGGAGGTTGTCGAGGAGCTGCCCACGACGGCGACCGGCAAGATCCAGAAGCACGTGCTCCGGGCGCAGATCGCCGAGAAGGTCTCAGCCGGGGTCTGACGCAGCGGTGTGGTGCGGCGAATCCGCGTAGTAGCCGTCCTCCAGGGCGAAACGGACCCGCAGGGGCTGGGCGTCTGGGACGATCTCCGGTTGGATCGGTGAACAGTCGGGGGAGGCGTCCAGGGCCTCGGCCACCGTGCCGAACCCCTGCAGGTAGTGGAACTGGGACCAGGTCGGTGGCATGAGGAAGGTGCTGCCGTTCCGGAACCACTCCAGTGCGGTGGCGGCGTCCAGCCACTGGACCGCGCTGGCCTCGCCGCTGGCTTGACGGGGTTCCTGACCCTGTGGCAGGGCGGCCAGAAAGAACCGGGTGTCGTAGCGGCGCGGCTCGCCGACCGGGGTGATCCAGCGCGACAGTGGCCGCAGCAGGCCGACATCGGGGACGAGTCGGTGGGCGGCCAGGAAGTCGGCGAAGGACACCTCACGCGATTCCAGGCGTGCCCGTTCCTCCTCGAAATCACGTGGATCGGCCAGGATGCGGCCGCAGCTGGGCCGGGCCAGCAGCACCCCGCATTCCTCGAAGGTCTCCCGGATGGCTGCCGCCAGCAGTTGCATGGCCAGAGCCGGGTCCGGGCCCAGCATCGGCACCCACGGTTCCAGGTCGGTTCCGGCCCAGAACTGCTCCGGGAGGTCGTCGCCCGGGTCGACCCGCCCGCCCGGGAAGACGGTGGCACCGGCGGAGAACGCCATGGAGGTAGCCCGGGTCAACGTGAAGGCCTCCGGACCCCCGTTCGAATCCCGCAACAGGACGACCGTGGCCGCATCGCGGACGGGTGCAGCATCGATTGCGGGGGTCGTGTACCGGGGATACTCGGTGGGCGCCGTACCGGGGTTCGTCTCCGAGGTGGACATCAGGACTCCTTGACGGTGACGACGACCTTGCCGACCGCGGTGCGGTTCTCCAACGATGCGAAGGCCCTCGCCGTGTCCGCCATCGGGTAGGTGTCCTCCACCGCGGGACTCAGCCGGCCGGCGTCGAGAAGGTCCTGGACTCCGCGGCGCACCCGGTCCAGCGTTCCGGGGTGCTCCTTCTCCATGACGTCCATGGCGATCCCCGTCAGGGTCAGGTTCCGCAGCAGCAGGCGGTTCACCTTGATCTCCGGGATGCTGCCGCCGGCGAAACCGACCACCACGCCGGTGCCACCGATGGCCAGAGCGCGGACGGTGTCCAGGAAGCCGTCCCCGCCCACCATGTCGATGAATCCTTGGACGCCTCGGCCGTCTGTGAGGGACTTGACCTCGTCCAGCCAGGCGCCGGTGGAACGGACGACGTGAGTGGCTCCGGAGGCACGGGCCACCCGCTCCTTCTCGTCGGTGGAGACCAGGGCGATGGTGGAGATCCCCTGGGCGCGGGCGATGTCCAGCACCGCGGTGCCGACGCCACCGGCGGCACCGGTCACCAGCACCGTCCCACCCGGCTGCACCCGGGAGCTCTCGAGGGCATACCAGCCGGTGGAGTAGTTCATGTAGACGCCCGCCGCCTGGACGTAGTCCATGGATTCGGGGATCCGGACCAGGTAGTCCTCGATGGCCAGGGCCCGTTCGGCCAGGGCGCCCTGCCACACGATTCCCGCGACCCGGTCGCCGGTCCGCAGCGGGGAGTCCTGAGGGGCCTCCAGCACGACGCCGGCCAGCTCGCTTCCCGCGATATAGGGGGCTTCCAGCCCCGACTGGTACTTGCCCCGGGTCTGCAGCGGATCGATGAAGGACAGGCCCACGGCGTGGACGTCCACCAGGACCCGCCTGCCCTCGGCCCGATGGTGGGCGCCTTCGGGCTCCGGGACTTCCTCCACGCGGGCGGCGGTGGGGCCGGTGAGTTCGGGGATGAGGACTGCCTTCATTCGGGTCTCTGCTTTCCTCCCGCCCGGAGGCGGGATGCTGCGGTACGGGCCTAGCCCGTGGTGACGGAGGGGGTGGGTCGCTCCAGGGAGGCGAGGGCGCCTTGAAGGAGGGCGAAGAGGTGGTCCTCCACGGCCGCGCCACGGAGGGTGCGGCCCGGCCAGGACGTCATGGAGAAGATGGCGCCCAGCACGGACTGGACGGACTGGGCCGTGCGGTCCTGGCCCAGTCCGGGGTAGCGCCGTTGGAACAGGAACTCCCACTTCTCGATGTACTGGCGCTGGCGGCGGTCGAAGGGGCGCTTCCAAGGATCCGAGAGCGAGCGGACCTCCCGCTGGTACAGGCCGACGAGATGGCCCTTGGTGGCCGAGAAGTGGATGTGGTGCCGCAGGGCGCGGTCGAGGTCCAGGGCCGGGTCTTCATGAATCGAGATGGTGGCCGTCATCAGCTCGTCCAGCGCCTCGTTGAGCAGGGTGGCGAGGATCTCGTCCTTCCCTGAGAACGATCGGTAAAGGGCCGGGCCGCTCAGTCCGGCGCGACGCCCCAGCTCGTCCATGCTGACGCCATGGAAACCCTTCTCCGCGAAGGCGCCGGTGGCGGCACTGAGGATCGTCTGTTCCCTGCCCATAGAGGGAGACTAACCGTGATAACGACCGTTCACAACAGCAAGACGCCTCCATCCACGGGGATGCTGGTTCCGGTGATATAGGACGAGGCATCGCTGGCCAGGAACGTGACCGTGGCGGCGATGTCCTCGGGATCGCCGATCCGGCCCAGGGGAATCCGGGCATCGATGATCTTGCGCTTGTAGTTCTCGCTGTAGTTGGCCGTGGCTTCCGTGGGGAAGACACCCGGGAGCAGGGCATTGACCCGGATCCCGCGCCCGCCCCACTGGGCCGCCAGATCCCGGGTCAGGCCGAGGACGCCGGCCTTCGAGGCGCTGTAGGCGGCCGCCGGCATCCTCGCGGTGGTCACCGCCATCACCGAGGAGAAGTTGATGACCGATCCGCCGTCCGCCAGATGCCGTCCCGCAGCCTGTGCCATCCAATAGGAGCCGTTGAGGTTGAGGTCGACCATGGAGAGCCAGTGCTCCGGCGGATCCTCGGTGGCCTCGTGGTACTCGCCCCCGGCCCCGGCATTGTTGACCAGGATGTCCACGTGGCCGAAGGTCTCCTGTGCGGCATCCGCCAGGGCGAAGCAGGCCTCGCGGTCGGTGACGTCGGTGGTGACCGCCACGCAGCGGACCCCGAGGGCTTCCACCGACCTACGGGTCTCGTCCAGCCGGTCGGCCCGTCGGGCGCCGATGGCGAGATCGGCACCCGCAGCGGCGAGCCCCAAGGCGACGGCCACTCCCAAGCCGGACGAAGCTCCGGTGACGATGGCGGTCTTGCCGGTCAGGGAGAAGCGGTTGCGGAACCGTTCGGGAGAGTAGTCCATGGCTCCAGTGTCCGCGGTCGGCAGGTCGGCGGCCAGCGGTGGCCGGTCTCCCACTGTGGAGTTCTCCATGACCGGGCTGGGGCGGGCCTTGCCTGGCGCGGTCCGGTGCCGGACAGTGGCAGGGTGACTGGACGTGCTCAGGTGCTCGCAGAATCCGCCGTGGTTGAACGGGTGGCCGCCGCTGCGCGGAATGCTGCCCCGTGGGCCGGTGTTGGGCCATCCCCGGAGGTGGCCGGGATGCGGCGGCTGCCGGGTGGGGTCTCGAGCCTGACCTACGCGGCCGAGATCCGCGCCGGAGGTGCAGACGGGTACCCCGTGGTCATCAAGATCGCTCCGCCGGGGTTGGACCCCGTGCGCAACCGGGACGTGCTGCGGCAATCCCGGCTGATGGCCGCGATCGGGGCTACCGGCGCGCTGCCGGTCCCGCGCATCCTGGTGGACGACGACGGCGACCCGCCCCTGTTCGTCATGGACCTCGCCCCCGGACAGTCCTATGAGCCGTTGCTGGACGTGGCGGAGAACCCTCCCGCGGCCTCGGTGGTCCGGGAGCGGGCCCTGGTGGCGGCGGCATCCCTTGCCGGTCTCCAAGGCCTGGATCCCGTCCTCGCCGGATCGGGGGAGCCGGTTCTCGACCTGCGAACGGAACTGGACCGCTGGGAGAGGTTGCTGCAGACGGTGCCCGATGAGATCGTCCCCGGCCACGCGGAGCTGTACCGCAGGCTGGCCGCAGCCGTCCCGACTGATGCGGCTCCGGTGCTGGTCCACGGGGACTACCGGCAGGCCAACATGCTCTTCGAGGGTTCCGTGCTGAACGCCGTAATCGACTGGGAGATCTGGTCGGTGGGCGATCCACGACTCGATCTGGCGTGGCTGCTGATGCACACGGCCCCCGCCCACCGCTACGCGCGGACGCGGTCGGCGGTGGACCAGGACGCCGGCGCCGGGATGCCGTCCCGCGAAGAACTGGTCTCGGCGTACCTGGAATCCGGCGGGCCCGCTCGGCCGGACGACCTGCCATGGTTCCTCGCCTACTCGTATTACAAGGTCGCCTCCACCCTGGGAGTCATCGTCAAGCGGAGCCGGAAGGACGCGGAACCGCCCGAGCACCTGCTGGCGGCAGCTGACAGCCTGCCGGACGTGGTGGCCTACGGTCTGGAGGCGCTGAGCGGGAGGCGACCGGCCGGCGTCGCCTCCCGCCACTGGAGAAGTCCACACCCGGGAGGATCGCGGCAGGAGCCTGAAGCCGACCGCGGGCCCTAGGGTCGCAGCAGATCATCCCCGTCACACCGGACGGGCACGCCGGGCCCCCTGCCCCACGGGTATACCGGCACCATCCCCACGAGAGGACCCCATGGATTGGTCAACACCCGCACCCCTGCAGGACCTGCTGGACCGTCTGGATGCCTTCATCGACGCCGAGATTGCCCCGTTGGAGCAGGAACACCCGCAGTTCTTCGATCACCGCCGGGAACACGCACGGACCGACTGGGACCGCGACGGGGTCCCGGCCCGGGAATGGACGGAACTGCTGGGGGAGATGCGCCGCCGGGCCGACGCGGCGGGGTTCTACCGTTACGGACTCCCGGCGGCTCTCGGTGGGCAGGACGGTTCGAACGCGGACATGGCTCGCATCCGGGAGCACCTGCTGGCGCGTGGACCGGGCCTGCACTTTCCCCACAATGACGAGGCCTCGGTGGTGGGCAACCTTCCCCTGGCTCTGGTACTGCACGAGTACGGAACTCCCGAGCAGAAGGAGACGTACCTGCACCGCTATGTCAACGGGGAGATCGAGATTGCCTTCGGACTCACCGAACCGGGCCACGGCAGCGACGCCACGTTCCTGGAGACCACGGCCCGGAGGGACGGCGACGACTGGATCATCCAGGGGGCCAAGCGTTTCAACAGCCTGTCGCACGCCGCGGAGGTGGACGTGGTCTTCGCCCGGACCTCGGGAGAGGACGGGAAAGCCCAGGGGATCACCGCATTCCTCGTCCCCACGGCATCGGAAGGGTTCGAGATCCCCTTCAACTGGTGGACCTTCAACATGCCCAGCGACCACCCGGAGGTTCACCTGAACTCCGTTCGGGTGCCGAACTCGGCGATCCTCGGCGAAGAGGGCCGGGGCCTGGATCTGGCCCAGCTGTTCGTCCACGAGAACCGCACCCGCCAGGCGGCGTCCTCTCTGGGTGCGGCCCAGTTCTGCATCGATGCCTCCGTGGCCTACGCCCAGGAACGCACCGTGTTCCGCAAGCAGCTCCACGAACACCAGGGCATCCAGTGGCAGCTGGTGGACCTCAACACCGAGGCGGAGATGGTCCGCAGCCTGCTCTACCGGACGGCCGCCCTCATGGACGAGGGCGGCAAGACCAGTGCCAGCCCGCTGGTGTCCATGGTGAACCTGCGGTCCAATCAGCTGGCCTGCAACGCCGCGGACCGGGCGATCCAGATCCACGGTGGCATCGGTTACACGCGGCACCTGCCCTTCGAACACATCTACCGCCACCACCGGCGGTACCGGATCACCGAGGGCGCCGACGAACTGCAGAAGCGGCGCATCGCCAGCAGCATGTTCGACTTCCGCTCTTCCGCGCCGTCCCCCGGCACCCGGGGCTAGTCCGTACCGAGAATCTTCGGGGCGACGGAACGGTGGAACG of Citricoccus sp. K5 contains these proteins:
- a CDS encoding NUDIX hydrolase, which produces MSTSETNPGTAPTEYPRYTTPAIDAAPVRDAATVVLLRDSNGGPEAFTLTRATSMAFSAGATVFPGGRVDPGDDLPEQFWAGTDLEPWVPMLGPDPALAMQLLAAAIRETFEECGVLLARPSCGRILADPRDFEEERARLESREVSFADFLAAHRLVPDVGLLRPLSRWITPVGEPRRYDTRFFLAALPQGQEPRQASGEASAVQWLDAATALEWFRNGSTFLMPPTWSQFHYLQGFGTVAEALDASPDCSPIQPEIVPDAQPLRVRFALEDGYYADSPHHTAASDPG
- a CDS encoding NADPH:quinone oxidoreductase family protein, with protein sequence MKAVLIPELTGPTAARVEEVPEPEGAHHRAEGRRVLVDVHAVGLSFIDPLQTRGKYQSGLEAPYIAGSELAGVVLEAPQDSPLRTGDRVAGIVWQGALAERALAIEDYLVRIPESMDYVQAAGVYMNYSTGWYALESSRVQPGGTVLVTGAAGGVGTAVLDIARAQGISTIALVSTDEKERVARASGATHVVRSTGAWLDEVKSLTDGRGVQGFIDMVGGDGFLDTVRALAIGGTGVVVGFAGGSIPEIKVNRLLLRNLTLTGIAMDVMEKEHPGTLDRVRRGVQDLLDAGRLSPAVEDTYPMADTARAFASLENRTAVGKVVVTVKES
- a CDS encoding acyl-CoA dehydrogenase family protein, with translation MDWSTPAPLQDLLDRLDAFIDAEIAPLEQEHPQFFDHRREHARTDWDRDGVPAREWTELLGEMRRRADAAGFYRYGLPAALGGQDGSNADMARIREHLLARGPGLHFPHNDEASVVGNLPLALVLHEYGTPEQKETYLHRYVNGEIEIAFGLTEPGHGSDATFLETTARRDGDDWIIQGAKRFNSLSHAAEVDVVFARTSGEDGKAQGITAFLVPTASEGFEIPFNWWTFNMPSDHPEVHLNSVRVPNSAILGEEGRGLDLAQLFVHENRTRQAASSLGAAQFCIDASVAYAQERTVFRKQLHEHQGIQWQLVDLNTEAEMVRSLLYRTAALMDEGGKTSASPLVSMVNLRSNQLACNAADRAIQIHGGIGYTRHLPFEHIYRHHRRYRITEGADELQKRRIASSMFDFRSSAPSPGTRG
- a CDS encoding tyrosine-protein phosphatase, producing MPEPMAGIPTANLRSLGGLPVAGGRIAENRLWRSDNITVSPDEQLRDLHGQGLRTVIDLRAPDEVQLTGTAVLERNGIRHVHQPMTRKSADPATLAATFDSITDYTGVGDWYLRLARARSAVLLDSIREIAASDGGVLFYCTAGKDRTGVLAAVILLLLGADDDVVIEDYARTGDFVDGVHRRHAEATGRPMPSTEFPDHPILHAHRDSMAAFLRGVHADGGVVPLLSSAAGTGEDEGTRAQVESLAGHLHERLVGRG
- a CDS encoding phosphotransferase family protein; the protein is MLAESAVVERVAAAARNAAPWAGVGPSPEVAGMRRLPGGVSSLTYAAEIRAGGADGYPVVIKIAPPGLDPVRNRDVLRQSRLMAAIGATGALPVPRILVDDDGDPPLFVMDLAPGQSYEPLLDVAENPPAASVVRERALVAAASLAGLQGLDPVLAGSGEPVLDLRTELDRWERLLQTVPDEIVPGHAELYRRLAAAVPTDAAPVLVHGDYRQANMLFEGSVLNAVIDWEIWSVGDPRLDLAWLLMHTAPAHRYARTRSAVDQDAGAGMPSREELVSAYLESGGPARPDDLPWFLAYSYYKVASTLGVIVKRSRKDAEPPEHLLAAADSLPDVVAYGLEALSGRRPAGVASRHWRSPHPGGSRQEPEADRGP
- a CDS encoding AMP-binding protein, which translates into the protein MSAVAYVPTLEERYRPERIRAFYESGVWFKDSFYGQARAQAERQPDKVAFFDSTSSLTFAQFREQILRLAVGFKRLGVQRGDRVLAQVPNITEFPVIAGAVSRIGAVIVPVMPIYRAHDLEHVLENSGATVACFAQSFGGFSYEDMFTQLQAAAPELRQLVVLRSEGTPAEGAVTYESLLVDGDLKALEAEAGPDSSPDDPFEIVYTSGTTSRPKGCFHTLNTVRSSAVQIVRSLDYSAEDVQFGPSPITHSTGLVTSVLIPLYLGASSHFMEKWEPSDGVRRVREHRLTAAVTATPFLQMLMKAFDPERDDASSLRIWVCAGAPIPGSVVSAATAMFPNCKILSLYGRSENLLTTLCSVEDAPERSSTSDGRAADPSVVQVVDAEGTELPRGEVGDVAYKGPSHMLGYWNNREATEELFTPDGYSRSGDLGFMDEDGFVRITGRSKDIIIRGGMNISAREVEDELLQNPQIANVAVVAMPDERLGEKCCAFVVPADDGGAPDLETIVAFLKERGIANQKLPERLEVVEELPTTATGKIQKHVLRAQIAEKVSAGV
- a CDS encoding TetR/AcrR family transcriptional regulator, which codes for MGREQTILSAATGAFAEKGFHGVSMDELGRRAGLSGPALYRSFSGKDEILATLLNEALDELMTATISIHEDPALDLDRALRHHIHFSATKGHLVGLYQREVRSLSDPWKRPFDRRQRQYIEKWEFLFQRRYPGLGQDRTAQSVQSVLGAIFSMTSWPGRTLRGAAVEDHLFALLQGALASLERPTPSVTTG
- a CDS encoding SDR family NAD(P)-dependent oxidoreductase; amino-acid sequence: MENSTVGDRPPLAADLPTADTGAMDYSPERFRNRFSLTGKTAIVTGASSGLGVAVALGLAAAGADLAIGARRADRLDETRRSVEALGVRCVAVTTDVTDREACFALADAAQETFGHVDILVNNAGAGGEYHEATEDPPEHWLSMVDLNLNGSYWMAQAAGRHLADGGSVINFSSVMAVTTARMPAAAYSASKAGVLGLTRDLAAQWGGRGIRVNALLPGVFPTEATANYSENYKRKIIDARIPLGRIGDPEDIAATVTFLASDASSYITGTSIPVDGGVLLL
- a CDS encoding thiolase family protein; translated protein: METTRDKAVILDGARTPTGSFGGVFKTVPGFELGAAASREALVRAGVGPDEVDEVVMGCIGQVGPDAYNARRVALAAGLDEGTPAFTVNRLCGSGLQAVWSAAQQMHWGGVDIALAGGNESMTRMPFYDFGAREGYRLGDRSLVDGTVAILTDPFSGIHMGVTAENVARKYGVSRQEQDEFAAESQRRAATAEAHAAFAEEIVAYEVPGRKPFTVAEDEHPKPETTVEILQGLRPAFEKDGTVTAGNSSGINDGAASLVLARESVARDRGVQGLATLEAVATSAMEPQLMGYAPVQALEKLFAMTGTSPATVDVIELNEAFASQAVAVIRDAGLDPAKTNAYGGAIALGHPVGATGAILTLRAAKTLVREDKELAIVTMCIGGGQALAALLRRA